GCGCGCGCGGGAGGCGGGCGGGCTCCGGGAGGCGAGCGGCGCCCGCGGGCGAACGCGGCAAGCGGCGGGGGCCCAAAGTTGCCTCCTTGCGGGCCGGCGTCCCCGGCGGGGCGGGAGCCGGGACCAGCGAAGCGGCGGCCGCCGACCCAGGCTCCGGCGGCACCTGGGCAGCGGCCCCGCACGAGCAGCAGCGGCGGGGGCGGCGTTGGCGGCGGCGCGCGGGAAGCGAACCGGAGCTCCGGCGCGGCGCGGCTGTCCGCCGGGGATCTCCGCTCAGGTGCGCGGCGAGGGGCGCGCGCGGGCCGGGGCCGGGACGCCGGGATCGGGGCCAGCTTGGTGCCTGCGCTAGCCGGAGGACCTCCGCCGCGGACTCCCGGGTCCCTGGTCCAGCTGTCTGACCCGCGCCGCCGCCGAGGTCTTGATCGCCCGTCCGGGCGAGCGGGCTTCGGGGCCCAGCCCCGCCCCTCTGGCCTCCGGGCCCGGCCGCCCCGCCTTCCAGCCGCTGGTGCTCGCCCTCGGCCGGCGATTTCTAAGGCCCTGGCCGCGCCGCGGGGTGATCCCTTCGGGCTCAAGTTGCAAGGGGGCGGGTCCCGGCCGGAGGTGGAGTCTCCCGCCAATTGATGCCTCGGCTATAAATTGAGCTCTCTGCACAGCCGAAGTCCAGATGCCTCGCCAGGCCGCCCCGCGGTGGGTGGTGGGGGAAGGTAGGGGGGCTCTGGGGGGCGCCGCCACCATGCTGCGCTCCCTGCTGCTTCACTCCCTGAGGCTCTGCGCCCAGACGGCCTCGTGCCTCGTGCTCTTCCCGCGCTTCCTGGGCACGGCCTTCATGCTCTGGCTGCTAGACTTCCTGTGCATCCGCAAGCATTTACTGGGCCGTCGACGCCGGGGTCAGCCGGAAATCGAAGTGGAGCTCAACAGCGACGGCGAAGAGGTGCCCCCCGACGACCCGCCTGTCTGCGTGTCCGATGACAACCGCCTGTGCACCTTGGCGTCGCTGAGGGCCGTCTGGCACGGCCAGAAGTTGGATTTCTTCAAGCAGGCGCATGAAGGCGGGCCGGCGCCTAACTCTGAGGTGGTCCTGCCCGACGGCTTCCAGAACCAGCACATCCTCGACTACGCCCGAGGAAACCGCCCGCTGGTGCTCAACTTCGGTAGCTGCACCTGACCGCCGTTCATGGCGCGCATGAGCGCCTTCCAGCGCCTGGTCACCAAGTATCAGCGCGACGTCGACTTCCTCATCATCTACATCGAGGAAGCGCACCCTTCCGACGGCTGGGTCACCACAGACTCTCCCTACAGCATCCCGCAGCACCGAAGCCTGGAGGACCGGGTCAGCGCCGCGCGCGTACTGCAGCAAGGGGCTCCGGAATGCGCTCTCGTGCTCGACACGATGACCAACTCCAGCAGCTCGGCCTACGGCGCCTACTTCGAGCGCCTCTACATCATCCAGAGTGGCACCATTATGTACCAGGGCGGCCGCGGCCCCGACGGCTACCAGGTCTCCGAGCTGCGCACCTGGCTGGAGCGCTATGATGAGCAGCTGCATGGCCCGCAGCCCCGTCGAGTGTAAACAACCGATGGACACGTGACTGAACTTGGCGGGCCATGCCTTCGAGCCTTCGAAGCCCACGTGCAAACAACTCCCAGACAGGCTTGGCGTGGGCCCAGTGACACAGCTGAGCTGAGCCATGCATCGCCGTCTGAGTCTGCCCTCTCAGCCAAGCCACCTGAAGGCTCCCTTCCACCTCCCGAGACTCTGCTTTCGACTGTGCCTCGCCTGTACTTGCTTGGCTTGTTCTAAATCCCCTTCTGAGGGTGGAGGCAGCGCCGCCCTTGCCTGTGTGCCCCTGGACTTGTGCTCGCAGAGGCCCCCTGCCACGGCTCTCACACGCCCTCCCCAGAAGAGAAGAGCCAGCGTGCCTTTAAGCAGGCGCGCTGGCCCGGCGCAAAGAGACTTAGGCTGCGCCCGCGCGCCCTGGGCGCAGCTGGGTTCCAGCAGCGCGAGCCGCTCGCCTTAGTTGCCTGGCACCCACACCTGTCGCGCGCGCGCGCGTCCGCGCGCGCGCGGGGAAGGGATACCCTGCTGCtttttgtgtctgtgtcttcTTGCTGCCTTGGGGGAGGATgcttggggtggggaagggtgggcAGGGTTATTTCCCCCTCTTAGTTTGGGTGCTCACGAGCCCCACTGCTGATGACGAGCTGTCTCTAACTGGCCTCGACCACGAGCTGGTTCTGATTTGCAGGAGGCTCGCAGCAGCACCTAAGACAAGAGGGGAAAGTGCTCTGGATTTCCATGAGGAAACCACATCAacggggtgggagagggaggttGAGGGACTGCTTAGGGACAAAGACCGCTTAGGAGGCGGGGTTCACGGCGCCCCGGGCAGAGGGAAGGGTCCGGGGCTCCTGCGACCCGGGGTTCGAGTGGCGGAGTCCGGAGAATAATGATGAGGGACGAGCCTGGGAACCCCGAAAGAGGGGTCTCCCAGACAGAGCTGCTGACTGCGGGGCCggaagtgggggggggggaccTGATGTGAAGGCTATTTAGTGAGTGTTTTGCTGGAAACGTTCCCTGTATATAAACTTCTTTTACACTACAATAATAAAGGCTTGAAGTGAATTGCTTTCGGGTTGCCTTTggtccctttatttttttcttccctctgaatAGCGGCAAGAATTAAACACAAATCTCTCCCTCGCGTCCCCATAGTGACCCTAGGGGGAAGGGTGGAGAGAAAGAACCTCCGCCAGCGAGGGTGCTGGAGGGGAATGAAGAAGGAAAGGGGGTCTGTGCCGATGCCCGGGATGAACACAGGCCCGGGGTGGGGGACCCGAGGTGGTGAGAAGAGCGGAGATGTGGAGCCCGGCGGGTCCCCAGGGAGGCGGGAGAGGCGGCGAGGCCCGCACTTGCtgccgcgcgcgcgcgcgcgcgcgcacgcacgcaAGCTATGACAGCTGACCCTGCAGCCGCCCATCTAACTTCGCCCGGCGACCGTCGGTGTGGAGGCGGGGGTTACGGAGCGAGGCAGGGCCCGGGGGCTTTGGACCAGGTTGGGCTGGTCTCACGCCCACCACGGGCGCTTCAGCACACCTGGCTCCTCCCTAAGCCACTTCCAGCACCTCCTTGCTCCCTCGCGCGCTCCTCAAACCCGCAAAATCGTCTCCCCCACCCCTCCGATCCCCGCCGGTCTGCTGTGGGGGTCCCCCCAGGAGGCGCCATGGAAAAGCGCAAGGTGGGGGAGGGCGGGGAGACCGGGGAAGGAGAGGCGGCCTGCAGCGCCATCACTCCAGCAGCAGCTCCTACCGCGGGGCGGGGGTGGCTGGAGGGCGCCCCCCCGCCCAGAACACCCCCTCCTCCGCTTCCCCAAGTTCGAGCCAAACCTcatcaccacccccccccccccacggcGCTCAGGGCTGGGAAGCGGAGGAGAGCGAGGTGGCCGAGCCGAGAGAGACGAAAGAGGGATGGCGGTGGCCGGCACCCAGGCTGGGAGAGGCGGGGGTCTTGGCGTTTGGCACAgaggccccccgcccccctcatTCCGGGCCAGGCGCCCCCTCGcagtccctgcccccacccacccacgcACCCCCCGCTCGCGTGTTGCTCGCTAGGTGAGGACGATGCCGGGAGCTCGAGGTTAGCTGGTCTCCACCTCCCAGTGCTGGTGACGCCTTGAGCAGAACAGTGGGTCGGGGGCgggagaaacagagaaaggagagcTGAGGCGGGAGCCCGGGGACCAGGAATCGGGGGAGCCGAGCCGCCGCACTTCCTCATCCCGGGGACCCAGGACAGTCCCGAGCCCGGGATGGGGAGGCGgggatggggcggggggcggtttCTGTGAGCGCCTGGGTCTAAGTGCGCGCGCACGTGAAGGGGGAGCCGGGGAAggtcggggcggggggcggggtggtcTGCGGGACCGAGGGTCCAAGCAGGCTGGCGGCAGGACGGAGCCCCAGCTCCACCTACGCCGCCTCCAGTCCCGCGCCCAGCCCCCACGCCGCTCCTCCGTGAAACTTTCTGAAACTGACGCCTtgagctggttttttttttttttttttttttttgctttaaaagtaTTTACATTGAAAAAGCTActtttaagaaacaagaaaaaattggCACAGATGGTGTTTCTGCAtctcctcccatccccctcctcccgCGCTCTTCGTCTCACCCCGAAACTCCCAAGATGAATACTGAGCCAGCGGCGGGGTTGCCGGGTGAACTCCGGCGCGCACAGCCGGGAGGAAGCGCAGGGAGACCCCGGACGGCGCGGAGCTGCCGCAAGGCCACCCCTGGGGGCCGGGGTCGCTGCCGGTCCCAGTCCTCCACCTGGGGGTCTAGTTGGAGGCGCTGCGCGCTCCCCTCCGAGCCTCCTGCGGCTTCTGGCACCAAAACCCCGAGCGCGCGGCGCTGGGACCTGCGGCTCCTGCCTCGGCCCGCGCGGCCTGGCGCGCCCGCCTCTCCTGGGCGCCCCAGCATCCaccccttcctcctttctcttctctggcctccctgtctcccttcctccccctcatCTTTCCGTTTCTTTCTCGctcttccctttccctccttttcttgttctttcttttctcccatttcCTTTAAAACCTCCCCGTACAAAAAGAACGCACGCTCATTGCCAAAAACAGAGAAGTCCTGAGACAGCCAACCCTTGGTAACCTCTCGGTGTGTGCACTTTCTCACTTGCCTCTCCCATTCACCCACCCTTGTAAAGCCAGCGAAGGATTATCCTTCTATAGGCTGGCATTAACTTTTGACTCCCTGGCACCTCTCTCTCCACGATCCCTGCCCCTTTCCACGTCAGTAAATGCGTATTGGGTGACCTCAGGCCAAGGATGGCTCCATGGGTGCCCCAGGTGTCAGGGatgttgtttcattttataaacattctTCATGAGGTGCTCAGGGCTCTACACCCCTCTGCCCCATGAGCACATTTCTTAAAGTGAAATTGCTAGACACACGCacttctgtgtctgttttgccaCATTTTGCTAAACTGCCTTCCTGAAAACctatttgatttta
This window of the Budorcas taxicolor isolate Tak-1 chromosome 21, Takin1.1, whole genome shotgun sequence genome carries:
- the DIO3 gene encoding thyroxine 5-deiodinase gives rise to the protein MPRQAAPRWVVGEGRGALGGAATMLRSLLLHSLRLCAQTASCLVLFPRFLGTAFMLWLLDFLCIRKHLLGRRRRGQPEIEVELNSDGEEVPPDDPPVCVSDDNRLCTLASLRAVWHGQKLDFFKQAHEGGPAPNSEVVLPDGFQNQHILDYARGNRPLVLNFGSCTUPPFMARMSAFQRLVTKYQRDVDFLIIYIEEAHPSDGWVTTDSPYSIPQHRSLEDRVSAARVLQQGAPECALVLDTMTNSSSSAYGAYFERLYIIQSGTIMYQGGRGPDGYQVSELRTWLERYDEQLHGPQPRRV